In Nonomuraea muscovyensis, the following proteins share a genomic window:
- a CDS encoding NAD-dependent epimerase/dehydratase family protein — MRILVTGGAGFIGANLCRALATRPEVEQITVLDDLSTGDLANLDGVGVRFVMGSILDRDLLTDLAADATTVVHLAARPSVPRSLADPLASHTVNATGTLYLLEACRATRPHVILASSSSVYGDSAEAFKHEDLPTRPLSPYGASKLATEAYALAYARSFGLPVLPFRFFNVYGPLQAADHAYAAVIPAFVSAALGGRPAPVHGDGHQARDFTYVGSVTSVLIEAAVRRVVSDRPVNLAFGTRVTLRELMDVLAGVLGRPLEADFLPPRAGDIRQSQASPGLLRDLFPAVEPVSLEEGLRLTVAWHEKAGGSGPRMTA, encoded by the coding sequence GTGAGAATTCTCGTGACAGGCGGCGCCGGCTTCATCGGCGCCAACCTGTGCCGGGCGCTGGCCACCCGCCCCGAGGTCGAACAGATCACGGTGCTGGACGACCTGAGCACCGGCGACCTGGCCAACCTCGACGGCGTCGGGGTGCGCTTCGTCATGGGCAGCATCCTCGACCGCGACCTGCTGACGGACCTCGCGGCCGACGCCACCACCGTCGTCCACCTGGCGGCCCGGCCCTCGGTGCCGCGCTCCCTGGCCGACCCGCTGGCCTCCCACACGGTCAACGCCACGGGCACCCTGTACCTGCTGGAGGCGTGCCGGGCCACCCGCCCGCACGTCATCCTCGCCTCGTCGTCCTCGGTGTACGGGGACTCGGCGGAGGCGTTCAAGCACGAGGACCTACCGACCAGGCCGCTCAGCCCGTACGGCGCGAGCAAGCTGGCGACCGAGGCCTACGCGCTGGCGTACGCCCGCAGTTTCGGCCTGCCCGTCCTGCCGTTCCGCTTCTTCAACGTCTACGGACCGCTGCAGGCGGCGGACCACGCCTACGCGGCCGTCATCCCGGCCTTCGTGTCGGCGGCACTGGGCGGCCGGCCGGCGCCCGTCCACGGCGACGGCCACCAGGCGCGCGACTTCACCTACGTGGGGTCCGTGACGAGCGTCCTCATCGAGGCCGCCGTCCGGCGGGTCGTCAGCGACCGGCCCGTCAACCTCGCCTTCGGCACCCGGGTCACGCTGCGGGAGCTCATGGACGTGCTGGCCGGGGTGCTCGGCCGGCCGCTCGAAGCGGACTTCCTGCCGCCCCGGGCGGGCGACATCCGGCAGTCCCAGGCCTCGCCGGGGCTGCTGCGCGACCTGTTCCCCGCCGTGGAGCCCGTCTCGCTCGAAGAGGGGCTGCGGCTGACGGTGGCCTGGCACGAGAAGGCGGGCGGTTCCGGCCCGCGGATGACTGCCTGA
- a CDS encoding lipopolysaccharide biosynthesis protein: MRDSQDGATLDPVATSGTALSLRAVSRTVASRTMRLMLATLTGMLIARTLQPEGRGVYAVIATTAGMTMVLGHLSIEKSQIALWAERDRHPGLTSNSMVLGLVLGALAALAALAVTVRGVIPTASPLMAVALIAVPFGVAAINLNGIALLRSRVDIVNRGTLAAALTQCLPLLLLMAVGELTVTSVVVCWTISIIVPFALHMRASRPLPLRWDGGLARRQLAIGGRYHAGRVAFHFLLTLDVLLLNALASTAAVGIYTVAVTVLALTRIPSDAIAQVVLPFQAGEDARDADRVTARTLRLNLILSAGVIGTLAVAAPLLIPLVYGEAFAGSVAPLWALAPGAIALALIRLVEQHLVRLARPIGMTMIAICALGANVALNLLLIPRWGAVGAALASSATYVPMAVLEIAWFARSARIPMRELLPRPADVRSVRRRLAGRGRLSWRGRRRGGSGAR; encoded by the coding sequence GTGCGGGATAGCCAGGACGGCGCCACGCTGGATCCCGTCGCGACGTCGGGCACGGCCCTCTCCCTGAGAGCAGTCAGCCGGACGGTGGCCAGCCGGACGATGCGGCTGATGCTGGCCACGCTGACCGGCATGCTGATCGCGCGGACCCTCCAGCCGGAGGGGCGGGGCGTCTACGCGGTCATCGCCACCACGGCGGGCATGACGATGGTCCTGGGACACCTGTCCATCGAGAAGTCGCAGATCGCGTTGTGGGCGGAACGCGACCGGCATCCCGGCCTCACCTCCAACAGCATGGTGCTGGGTCTGGTGCTCGGCGCCCTGGCCGCACTCGCCGCGCTGGCCGTCACCGTCCGCGGCGTCATCCCCACGGCCTCGCCCCTGATGGCCGTGGCGCTGATCGCCGTCCCGTTCGGCGTCGCGGCCATCAACCTCAACGGCATCGCCCTGCTGCGCTCCCGGGTGGACATCGTCAACCGCGGGACGCTCGCCGCCGCGCTGACGCAGTGCCTGCCGCTGCTGCTGCTCATGGCGGTGGGCGAACTCACGGTGACCAGCGTCGTGGTGTGCTGGACGATCTCCATCATCGTGCCGTTCGCCCTGCACATGCGCGCCTCGCGCCCGCTGCCCCTGCGCTGGGACGGCGGGCTCGCGCGGCGCCAGCTCGCCATCGGCGGGAGGTACCACGCCGGGCGGGTCGCGTTCCACTTCCTGCTGACGCTGGACGTGCTGCTGCTCAACGCGCTGGCCTCGACGGCGGCGGTCGGCATCTACACCGTCGCCGTCACCGTCCTGGCGCTGACGCGCATCCCGTCCGACGCCATCGCGCAGGTCGTGCTGCCCTTCCAGGCGGGGGAGGACGCCCGCGACGCCGACCGGGTCACCGCCCGGACGCTGCGGCTGAACCTCATCCTGTCGGCGGGCGTCATCGGGACGCTCGCGGTCGCGGCTCCACTGCTGATCCCGCTGGTGTACGGCGAGGCGTTCGCGGGCAGCGTCGCCCCTCTGTGGGCGCTGGCACCGGGAGCGATAGCCCTGGCCCTGATCCGGCTGGTCGAGCAGCACCTCGTCCGGCTGGCGCGGCCGATCGGCATGACCATGATCGCGATCTGCGCGCTGGGCGCCAACGTCGCGCTCAACCTGCTGCTGATCCCCCGCTGGGGGGCCGTCGGGGCCGCGCTGGCGTCGAGCGCCACCTACGTTCCGATGGCGGTGCTGGAGATCGCGTGGTTCGCGCGCTCGGCGCGCATCCCGATGCGGGAACTCCTCCCGCGCCCGGCCGACGTCCGCTCGGTACGGCGGCGGCTGGCAGGGCGCGGGCGCCTCTCATGGCGCGGGCGGCGGCGCGGCGGCTCCGGGGCGCGCTGA
- a CDS encoding DUF4012 domain-containing protein — protein sequence MPSKTRLNRRHVVVYGLLGPVACLALAGGWSARLGLNVREQLQATKDALENLPVGDPARLGGALALAQRHAAEARRLTSGQDWSLLAHSPVVGDGATTVRGLAESAADLTSVLAGVHQAGAGLIQAGGFSMDDMGKLLDGLDSAAPALAAATTKIAGTRARLAATPAQTGVDLVDEARATALREIDRLHGWLDTASDAAALLPPMLGREGPRRYFLAFQTNAEARATGGLVGAFGILKASRGGLAIEGLSSNSALATSPRPVVHHGPTYTARYGRNAQAKLNISNLSPHFPYAAETWTALWERQHGRRLDGAIATDPVGLSHLLRLIGPVSLPGGEQVSADNVVDLTERQAYARYDDQHARKRFLMRIAGAVADEVTRARPDPRQVLPVLSKMVRERRLQVWSRRNVEERRLAATPLGGTLPGRPGPYASVVINNSAGNKLDYYLGRQVEYWLGPCRADGYRVSRVRVRLVNDVPRRKLPDYVVSRLDEPARRHARGSNLLWVSLYTAPGTRIGGVRIDGESASVLQAVERSHPVLTTMMEFAPRQARTLEFHLLEPASQARPVVPVQPLARPQQTRVVWDTRGCTPDG from the coding sequence ATGCCAAGTAAGACACGCCTCAACCGGCGTCACGTCGTCGTATACGGGCTGCTGGGCCCCGTGGCCTGCCTCGCGCTGGCCGGGGGGTGGTCGGCGCGTCTCGGACTGAACGTGCGGGAGCAGCTCCAGGCGACCAAGGACGCCCTGGAGAACCTCCCCGTGGGCGACCCCGCTCGACTGGGCGGGGCGCTCGCGCTCGCGCAGCGGCACGCGGCCGAGGCGCGCCGGCTCACCAGCGGCCAGGACTGGTCGTTGCTCGCCCACTCACCCGTGGTGGGTGACGGGGCGACGACCGTTCGCGGGCTCGCCGAGTCGGCCGCCGACCTGACCAGCGTGCTGGCCGGCGTCCACCAGGCCGGCGCGGGGCTGATCCAGGCGGGCGGCTTCTCCATGGACGACATGGGCAAGCTGCTGGACGGACTGGACTCCGCCGCGCCGGCCCTGGCGGCCGCCACCACGAAGATCGCCGGCACGCGGGCCCGCCTGGCGGCCACCCCGGCGCAGACCGGCGTCGACCTGGTGGACGAGGCGCGGGCCACGGCGCTGCGCGAGATCGACCGGCTGCACGGCTGGCTCGACACCGCCTCCGACGCCGCCGCACTGCTTCCTCCGATGCTGGGCCGCGAAGGCCCACGCCGCTACTTCCTGGCGTTCCAGACCAACGCCGAGGCACGCGCGACCGGCGGGCTGGTCGGCGCGTTCGGCATCCTCAAGGCGAGCCGCGGCGGGCTCGCCATCGAGGGTCTCTCCTCCAACAGCGCCCTGGCGACCAGCCCGCGGCCGGTCGTCCACCACGGGCCCACCTACACCGCCCGCTACGGGCGCAACGCCCAGGCCAAGCTCAACATCTCCAACCTCTCCCCGCACTTCCCCTACGCCGCCGAGACCTGGACCGCCCTGTGGGAGCGCCAGCACGGCCGGCGGCTGGACGGCGCCATCGCCACCGACCCCGTCGGCCTGTCCCACCTGCTGCGGCTGATCGGGCCCGTCTCCCTGCCCGGCGGCGAGCAGGTGAGCGCCGACAACGTCGTGGACCTCACCGAACGGCAGGCCTACGCCCGCTACGACGACCAGCACGCCCGCAAGAGGTTCCTCATGCGGATCGCCGGCGCGGTCGCCGACGAGGTGACCCGCGCCCGGCCGGACCCGCGGCAGGTGCTGCCCGTCCTGTCGAAGATGGTGCGCGAGCGCCGGCTGCAGGTCTGGAGCCGCAGGAACGTCGAAGAGCGGCGCCTGGCGGCGACCCCGCTGGGCGGCACGCTGCCCGGACGGCCCGGACCGTACGCGAGCGTGGTGATCAACAACTCGGCGGGCAACAAGCTCGACTACTACCTGGGCCGGCAGGTGGAGTACTGGCTCGGCCCGTGCCGCGCCGACGGGTACCGCGTCTCGCGGGTGCGGGTCCGGTTGGTCAACGACGTGCCCCGGCGCAAGCTGCCCGACTACGTCGTCAGCCGGCTCGACGAGCCGGCCCGGCGCCACGCCCGCGGCTCCAACCTGCTGTGGGTGTCGCTCTACACCGCACCCGGCACCAGGATCGGCGGCGTGCGGATCGACGGCGAGAGCGCGTCGGTGCTGCAGGCGGTCGAGCGCTCCCACCCGGTCCTCACGACGATGATGGAGTTCGCGCCCCGGCAGGCGCGCACGCTGGAGTTCCACCTGCTGGAGCCCGCGTCGCAGGCCAGGCCGGTGGTGCCCGTCCAGCCGCTGGCCCGCCCGCAGCAGACGCGGGTCGTCTGGGACACCAGGGGCTGCACTCCCGACGGCTGA
- a CDS encoding NAD-dependent epimerase/dehydratase family protein has protein sequence MSNSAKTTYLITGGSGFVGSHLTDALLARGDAVIVLDNLSTGRLENLRPHPDLRFVQGSVLDELMVDELAHQCDTVVHLAAAVGVKLIVEQPLRCLTTNIRGSEIVIEAAHRYRKKILITSTSEIYGKNSSGPLREEADRILGSPAVVRWAYSTAKAVDEILANAYHRERGLPTIVVRLFNTVGPRQSAAYGMVIPRLVQQALTGQPLTVFGDGTQTRCFAHVSDVVDALLRLLDLESAVGQTFNIGSAEEVSILELAKLVIDHTGSTSALELIPYHEAYQHGFEDMTRRVPDTTKLRELTGWTPRRTLDEILTEVVRKVREDLAASLR, from the coding sequence GTGAGCAATTCAGCGAAGACCACGTACCTCATAACCGGTGGAAGCGGATTCGTCGGGTCGCATCTGACCGACGCGCTGCTCGCCCGCGGCGACGCGGTCATCGTCCTCGACAACCTGTCGACCGGCCGGCTGGAGAACCTCCGGCCGCACCCGGACCTGCGCTTCGTACAGGGGTCGGTCCTGGACGAGCTCATGGTGGACGAGCTCGCGCACCAGTGCGACACCGTCGTCCACCTGGCGGCCGCGGTCGGCGTGAAGCTGATCGTCGAGCAGCCGTTGCGTTGCCTGACCACCAACATCCGCGGCTCGGAGATCGTCATCGAGGCGGCGCACCGATACCGCAAGAAGATCCTGATCACCAGCACGAGCGAGATCTACGGCAAGAACTCCTCCGGACCGCTGCGCGAGGAGGCCGATCGCATCCTCGGCAGCCCCGCGGTGGTGCGGTGGGCCTACAGCACGGCCAAGGCCGTCGACGAGATCCTGGCCAACGCCTACCACCGCGAGCGCGGCCTGCCGACCATCGTGGTCCGGCTGTTCAACACCGTGGGGCCGCGGCAGAGCGCCGCCTACGGCATGGTCATCCCGCGACTGGTCCAGCAGGCGCTCACCGGGCAGCCGCTCACGGTCTTCGGCGACGGCACCCAGACGCGCTGCTTCGCGCACGTCTCCGATGTCGTCGACGCGCTACTGCGGCTGCTCGACCTGGAGTCGGCCGTCGGCCAGACCTTCAACATCGGCTCCGCCGAGGAGGTCAGCATCCTGGAGCTGGCCAAGCTGGTCATCGACCACACCGGGTCCACCTCCGCGCTGGAGCTCATCCCGTACCACGAGGCCTACCAGCACGGTTTCGAGGACATGACCCGCCGGGTGCCGGACACCACCAAGCTGCGCGAGCTCACCGGCTGGACGCCGCGGCGAACCCTCGACGAGATCCTCACCGAGGTCGTCAGGAAGGTACGCGAAGACCTCGCGGCGTCCCTCCGGTGA
- a CDS encoding arsenate reductase/protein-tyrosine-phosphatase family protein: MQRTPEPGFRILFVCTGNICRSPLAERLTRSALGPPFQVSSAGTRARPGMEMTERARRVLLGLGGDPGGFASRPLTGELVAAADLVLTATVAHRAEAVAMHLPAAGRTFTIAEFGALSQEVPAGPLVAQRDPVRRARTLVEQVRELRGLVHVDQPDIPDPFGGSRWAYRTAGRRIAQALAAPLRLLTQPPASS, from the coding sequence ATGCAGCGTACGCCGGAGCCGGGTTTCCGCATCCTGTTCGTGTGCACGGGGAACATCTGCCGATCCCCGCTGGCCGAGCGGCTGACCCGCTCCGCGCTCGGCCCGCCGTTCCAGGTGAGCAGCGCGGGCACCCGGGCCAGGCCCGGCATGGAGATGACCGAGCGCGCCCGGCGGGTGCTGCTCGGTCTCGGCGGAGATCCCGGCGGGTTCGCCTCGCGGCCGCTCACCGGCGAGCTGGTGGCGGCGGCGGATCTGGTGCTGACGGCCACGGTCGCGCACCGGGCCGAGGCGGTGGCGATGCACCTGCCGGCGGCCGGGCGGACGTTCACGATCGCCGAGTTCGGCGCCCTGAGCCAGGAGGTGCCCGCCGGGCCGCTGGTCGCCCAGCGCGACCCGGTGCGCCGGGCGCGGACGCTGGTCGAGCAGGTCCGGGAACTGCGCGGGCTGGTCCACGTGGACCAGCCCGACATCCCCGACCCGTTCGGCGGCTCCCGGTGGGCCTACCGGACGGCGGGGCGGCGCATCGCGCAGGCGCTGGCCGCCCCCCTGCGGCTGCTCACACAGCCGCCGGCGTCTTCTTGA
- a CDS encoding glycosyltransferase family 4 protein, translating into MLVLTVGSAAYLISGLSVPSFKRLALRWGLTDRPSEKKAHTRPTPYLGGLAIVLGTVVPVLVVLREADQRIVAILLAGGVITLLGLIDDIRPLRAVTRLTAEAVAASGVVLSGVHVTLFGGWPDLALTVLWIVVMTNSFNLLDNMDGALGAIATVTAGFLSAAAFVSGHAALGLLLAGLACACLGYLPHNWAPARIFMGDSGSLFIGFVLTCSAVLLVTGHGLDTAVAGLLLPTFVAGVDTGVVLLSRIRAGRSPMMGGTDHVSHRLRRTGMPTRAVAALLGAVAALAGALWLATVLRLVSPFAGALIAGGATALLVGRLQGVHVYVPIEHLKAPPRIRERRR; encoded by the coding sequence ATGCTCGTCCTCACGGTGGGCAGCGCCGCCTACCTCATCAGCGGCCTGAGCGTCCCGTCGTTCAAGCGCCTGGCGCTGCGGTGGGGCCTCACCGACCGCCCGAGCGAGAAGAAGGCCCATACGCGGCCGACCCCCTACCTGGGCGGCCTGGCCATCGTGCTCGGCACGGTCGTGCCGGTCCTCGTGGTGCTGCGCGAAGCCGACCAGCGGATCGTCGCGATCCTGCTGGCCGGTGGGGTGATCACGCTGCTCGGGCTGATCGACGACATCAGGCCGTTGCGCGCGGTGACCCGGCTGACCGCCGAGGCGGTCGCCGCGTCCGGCGTCGTGCTGTCCGGCGTGCACGTCACGCTGTTCGGCGGCTGGCCGGACCTGGCCCTCACGGTGCTGTGGATCGTCGTGATGACCAACTCGTTCAACCTGCTCGACAACATGGACGGCGCCCTCGGGGCCATCGCCACGGTGACGGCGGGCTTCCTGTCGGCGGCCGCGTTCGTCAGCGGTCACGCGGCGCTGGGCCTGCTGCTCGCCGGGCTGGCCTGTGCCTGCCTCGGCTACCTGCCGCACAACTGGGCGCCGGCCCGGATCTTCATGGGCGACTCGGGATCGCTGTTCATCGGGTTCGTGCTCACCTGCTCCGCCGTCCTGCTGGTGACGGGGCACGGCCTCGACACCGCGGTGGCCGGTCTGCTCCTGCCGACCTTCGTGGCCGGAGTCGACACCGGGGTCGTGCTGCTGTCACGGATCCGGGCGGGGCGCTCGCCGATGATGGGCGGCACCGACCACGTGTCGCACCGGCTGCGCCGGACGGGCATGCCGACGCGGGCGGTCGCCGCCCTGCTCGGCGCCGTCGCCGCGCTCGCCGGCGCCCTGTGGCTCGCCACCGTCCTGCGCCTGGTGTCGCCGTTCGCCGGTGCGTTGATCGCGGGCGGCGCCACGGCACTCCTGGTCGGCCGGTTGCAGGGCGTGCACGTCTACGTGCCGATCGAACATCTCAAAGCTCCTCCGAGAATCCGTGAAAGGCGGCGTTGA
- a CDS encoding polysaccharide biosynthesis tyrosine autokinase, translating into MDLLYYVRLARRNWLLILLSLVIGVTAAVMITANTPPTYVATTSMLVSGHDKEGSLSTAYQAGMLSAQRVQSYATLLSSRRLVSEIAAGEDIRRVQGNITAEVVPGTVLLRASVSDTDPARAAQLANTLGARFTELIDRIERPTRKDQSTIKITVVDEAEVPLAPVSPRPAVNVLFGVLISLLVSLAVLVLRDRLDTTVKSSHALQEMSGSSTLGIIGYERDARRNPLIVRRKGRSSRAESFRSLRTNLQFIGVDRQPKSLVITSCLPNEGKSSTSSNLAITLAQAGWRVILVDGDLRRPRIPEYLGIEGGVGLTDVLIGRARLNEVVQVWGEPRLHVLPSGQIPPNPSELLASQGMRQVLDQLTTDFDMVIIDAPPLLPVTDAATLSAVCDGTMLVARYGRTRQEHIQRGTELLESINARIVGTVLNFVPAKASRYDGYGYGYGYDSGPEDAAVKKTPAAV; encoded by the coding sequence GTGGATCTGCTCTATTACGTGCGGCTGGCACGCAGGAACTGGTTGCTCATCCTGCTGTCGCTGGTCATCGGGGTGACCGCGGCGGTCATGATCACCGCCAACACGCCGCCGACGTACGTGGCGACGACCTCCATGCTGGTCTCCGGCCACGACAAGGAAGGCAGCCTGTCCACCGCGTACCAGGCGGGGATGCTGTCGGCGCAGCGGGTGCAGTCGTACGCCACCCTGCTGTCGAGCCGCCGGCTGGTGAGCGAGATCGCCGCAGGCGAGGACATCCGTCGCGTGCAGGGGAACATCACCGCCGAGGTCGTCCCGGGGACGGTCCTGCTGCGCGCCTCCGTCAGCGACACCGATCCCGCCCGCGCCGCGCAGCTCGCCAACACCCTCGGCGCGCGCTTCACCGAGCTGATCGACCGGATCGAGCGGCCCACGCGGAAGGACCAGTCGACCATCAAGATCACGGTGGTGGACGAGGCCGAGGTGCCCCTGGCGCCCGTCAGCCCGCGGCCGGCGGTCAACGTGCTGTTCGGCGTGCTGATCTCGCTGCTGGTCTCGCTGGCCGTGCTCGTGCTGCGCGACCGGCTCGACACGACCGTCAAGAGCTCGCACGCGTTGCAGGAGATGTCCGGCAGCTCCACTCTCGGCATCATCGGCTACGAGCGGGACGCCCGGCGCAACCCGCTGATCGTGCGGCGCAAGGGCCGCTCGTCCCGGGCGGAGTCGTTCCGGTCGCTGCGCACCAACCTGCAGTTCATCGGCGTGGACCGGCAGCCCAAGTCGCTCGTCATCACCAGTTGCCTGCCGAACGAGGGCAAGTCGTCCACGTCGTCCAACCTGGCGATCACCCTCGCCCAGGCGGGCTGGCGGGTCATCCTGGTGGACGGCGACCTGCGCCGCCCGCGCATCCCCGAGTACCTGGGCATCGAGGGCGGCGTCGGCCTGACCGACGTGCTGATCGGCCGGGCCCGCCTGAACGAGGTGGTCCAGGTCTGGGGCGAGCCGCGGCTGCACGTGCTGCCGAGCGGCCAGATCCCGCCGAACCCGAGCGAGCTGCTCGCCTCGCAGGGCATGCGGCAGGTGCTCGACCAGCTCACCACCGATTTCGACATGGTGATCATCGACGCGCCGCCGCTGCTGCCGGTCACCGACGCGGCCACGCTCTCGGCGGTCTGCGACGGGACGATGCTGGTCGCCCGCTACGGCAGGACGCGCCAGGAGCACATCCAGCGGGGCACCGAGCTGCTGGAGTCGATCAACGCCCGGATCGTCGGCACGGTGCTGAACTTCGTGCCGGCCAAGGCCAGCCGCTACGACGGCTACGGCTACGGCTACGGCTACGACTCGGGGCCGGAGGACGCGGCGGTCAAGAAGACGCCGGCGGCTGTGTGA
- a CDS encoding glycosyltransferase, translating into MTAGGRDRLRRAVLLIGHLGMGGTQKQVSLLAQELRHAGTEPHVMVLSRGGPYEATLHDAGIEVHRLGFGRGSPLGNARAYARLVGVLRRLAPEVVHTFLHEATLIGVPAARLARVPVVVAGRRNETRLNATRPWSLALDRMTARMADHVVVNAAALAADACAMLRLPRHSLTVIYNGLPPSAFDPVPPEEVRTGLPVVACVARLSAEKGHCHLIDAMALLAARGRPCTLVLAGDGPERGALEKQAAAAGLDVRFLGTRTDNAELLARADVVVLASLTEGLSNAVMEAMAAGRPIVATSVGGNPELLDERGVLVPPAAPSALAEGVIRLLDDPGLAGGLAAAARAWAGRNLDTHVMADHHLRLYERLLRARRAG; encoded by the coding sequence ATGACGGCTGGAGGCCGGGACCGGCTGCGGCGGGCCGTGCTGCTCATCGGCCACCTGGGCATGGGCGGCACCCAGAAACAGGTGTCGCTGCTGGCCCAGGAACTGCGCCATGCCGGCACGGAGCCGCACGTCATGGTGCTGTCGCGAGGCGGCCCGTACGAGGCCACCCTGCACGACGCCGGGATCGAGGTGCACCGGCTCGGCTTCGGCCGCGGCTCGCCGCTGGGCAACGCCCGCGCCTACGCCCGTCTGGTCGGGGTGCTGCGCCGGCTCGCTCCGGAGGTGGTGCACACCTTCCTGCACGAGGCGACCCTGATCGGCGTGCCCGCCGCCCGGCTGGCGAGGGTGCCCGTCGTGGTGGCCGGGCGGCGCAACGAGACCCGGCTCAACGCGACCCGCCCGTGGAGCCTGGCACTGGACAGGATGACGGCGCGGATGGCCGACCACGTCGTCGTCAACGCGGCGGCCCTGGCCGCCGACGCCTGCGCCATGCTGCGCCTGCCCCGCCACAGCCTGACGGTGATCTACAACGGCCTGCCGCCGTCGGCCTTCGACCCGGTCCCGCCCGAGGAGGTGCGCACCGGCCTGCCCGTGGTGGCGTGCGTGGCCCGGCTCAGCGCGGAGAAGGGACACTGCCACCTCATCGACGCGATGGCGCTGCTCGCCGCCCGCGGCCGGCCGTGCACGCTCGTGCTCGCGGGGGACGGCCCCGAACGGGGCGCGCTGGAGAAGCAGGCGGCCGCCGCCGGGCTGGACGTCCGCTTCCTCGGCACCAGGACCGACAACGCCGAACTGCTCGCCCGCGCGGACGTGGTGGTCCTCGCCTCGCTCACCGAGGGCCTGAGCAACGCCGTGATGGAGGCGATGGCGGCGGGCCGGCCCATCGTCGCCACCTCGGTCGGCGGCAACCCCGAACTCCTCGACGAGCGCGGGGTCCTCGTCCCGCCCGCGGCCCCCTCGGCCCTGGCCGAGGGCGTGATCCGGCTGCTCGACGACCCGGGCCTGGCCGGCGGCCTGGCTGCGGCGGCCCGCGCCTGGGCGGGCAGGAACCTCGACACGCACGTCATGGCCGACCATCACCTCCGGCTCTACGAGCGGCTCCTGCGGGCCCGCCGTGCGGGATAG
- a CDS encoding glycosyltransferase, translating into MEIIARLNVGGPATQVMGLYERLDRDEFDHRLYTGHVDGNEEDHLHLRKAGTRVHRVPGLGRSVRAGDDARALLWLVRAMREFRPHIVHTRTAKAGALGRVAARLSGVGAARVHVFHGHLLHGYFTPAKRRLYVQTERFLASMSDRLVTVGAQVRDDLLAAGIGRPGQYVVIPPGVGLGPVPDRMAARDLLGIPHSAPVVAYVGRLTRVKRPDRFLAVARRVLERVPGCHFVVCGGGELAADLERDTRPLGDSVHLLGWRKDVETVYAAADVVVLTSDNEGTPLTLVEAGMAGVPVVSTRVGSVAEVVRDRQTGLLAATDAAELAEHTIRLLSDRALALRMGEEGRTWTTHEFGVDRLVADTQELYRSLSAPSGRRPIPEVTQQ; encoded by the coding sequence ATGGAGATCATCGCGCGCCTTAACGTCGGCGGTCCCGCCACCCAGGTCATGGGCCTGTACGAGCGGCTGGACCGCGACGAGTTCGACCACCGGCTGTACACCGGTCACGTCGACGGGAACGAGGAGGACCACCTCCACCTCCGCAAGGCCGGGACACGTGTGCACCGGGTGCCGGGGCTCGGCAGGTCGGTACGCGCCGGCGACGACGCCAGAGCCCTGCTCTGGCTGGTCCGCGCCATGCGGGAGTTCCGCCCGCACATCGTGCACACGCGCACGGCCAAGGCCGGGGCACTGGGCCGGGTGGCCGCCCGCCTGTCCGGGGTGGGCGCGGCCCGCGTGCACGTCTTCCACGGTCATCTCCTGCACGGCTACTTCACTCCGGCCAAACGGCGCCTCTACGTGCAGACCGAGCGGTTCCTCGCGTCCATGTCCGACCGGCTCGTCACCGTCGGCGCGCAGGTGCGCGACGACCTGCTCGCGGCCGGCATCGGCCGGCCCGGCCAGTACGTCGTGATCCCGCCGGGAGTCGGGCTGGGGCCGGTCCCCGACCGGATGGCCGCCCGCGACCTGCTCGGCATCCCCCACTCGGCGCCGGTCGTCGCGTACGTGGGCCGGCTCACCCGGGTCAAGCGGCCCGACCGGTTCCTCGCCGTGGCCCGGCGGGTGCTGGAGCGCGTGCCCGGATGTCACTTCGTGGTGTGCGGCGGCGGTGAGCTGGCCGCCGACCTGGAGCGGGACACACGGCCGCTCGGCGACTCCGTCCACCTGCTCGGCTGGCGCAAGGACGTCGAGACCGTCTACGCGGCGGCCGACGTGGTCGTCCTGACCTCCGACAACGAGGGCACCCCGCTCACCCTCGTCGAGGCGGGTATGGCCGGGGTTCCGGTCGTCTCCACACGGGTGGGCAGCGTCGCCGAGGTCGTCCGCGACCGGCAGACCGGCCTGCTGGCCGCCACCGACGCCGCCGAACTGGCGGAACACACGATCCGGCTCCTGTCGGACCGGGCTCTTGCGCTCCGGATGGGCGAGGAGGGCCGCACCTGGACGACACACGAGTTCGGCGTGGACCGGCTCGTCGCGGACACCCAGGAGCTCTACCGGTCGCTGAGCGCCCCGTCCGGGCGCCGCCCCATCCCGGAGGTAACGCAGCAGTGA